DNA from Anaerotignum faecicola:
CCGATGCTTCAGCCTTAGATTAAGCCGTTTAGGATTTTTCCCGCGGGGAAACCGCACAATAGTCTGGGCGGGGGTTGAACGCAGCGCCGGGCTTTTAAAGCTTTTTGACAATGTGGAAAGGGAACTTTTAAAGGAAGGTTTCCCGAAAGAAAAAAGAGGGATTAGCCCGCATATAACCCTCGGAAGGGAAGTTGATTTGACTGAGAAATTTGACAATATAAAGGCTAAGATTCCCCTTGAGCCTTTGGAAATATCAGCCAATAAAATCTCGGTTATGGAGAGCAAGAGAATTGACGGAAAGCTTGTTTATAAAGCTGTTTTTGTACAAAATTTGAAATAAGGCTTGTTAAATAAGTGTTTAACGAATTGTTTTTATAAGTTTTTAACAAAAATAACTGACTGTGTTGCAGATGCACAATTTGGATGTTTTTGGCGAATTATTTTTGTATATATTTTTCGGAAATATACAAATTCGGCCTCCGGTAAGTCCGCACATGTATACGAAAAACCTTGACAAATGAATAACAAATTGTTAACATAGTGGTTAGGAAAAAGATAAATATACAGCCGTTTTGATTTTTTTCAGCCCATATCAAAAAAAATTTAAAACGGCACATTTCCACCGGGATTTGACATTGACCGCGGATGTTTGGAAAAACAAAGCGGGAGCATATAACTAACGCCTGAAATAAAAGTTTTAAGGTTTTATTCAATGCAGGAAAAGGGATTACAGGCAGAGTGATACTGCATGAAGGGACTTTTATCTATGTTTTACGGGAAGCATGCCCTGCCGCCGAAAAAACGGAAGTTTTTGCAGGCTGTCACTGCCGGTTTCCGCTGTTTAAATTAGTTA
Protein-coding regions in this window:
- the thpR gene encoding RNA 2',3'-cyclic phosphodiesterase; protein product: MRIFTAVEFDGKIKEYLKEVQGEIEKFSRRGNFTDENNFHLTVKFIGEVSRGDLDNIIEGVNAAAERSRCFSLRLSRLGFFPRGNRTIVWAGVERSAGLLKLFDNVERELLKEGFPKEKRGISPHITLGREVDLTEKFDNIKAKIPLEPLEISANKISVMESKRIDGKLVYKAVFVQNLK